Proteins encoded together in one Drosophila willistoni isolate 14030-0811.24 chromosome XR unlocalized genomic scaffold, UCI_dwil_1.1 Seg105, whole genome shotgun sequence window:
- the LOC111518936 gene encoding prominin-like protein isoform X3 translates to MTNSKGSRKRKFLRKHKRKIANLMQCGFHLALFSLALAASLERSMGQQWREGYTGHGTTHEQLGQLHWPATNYTYYTSSVDYTQDRTRNATFMRSIYNITHFILDSIFPDDAALPPGYIVVKHQDTLALGPKVEQNDWTDLLTQYRLMLWWIFLLLFFIILMPFVGVFYCCFCCCRRCHQGCPPCDAKKNNCRLCCCGICLFLLILGLIFGLIIAFVSNKLIDRGFHDTANTISRGGEDTCAFLKDISDHVYHLFVHNYEELETHVIDELNNADKHIFLDLTDVSEGSALDELDRIYNNMPQALALMRQVDFLEKEMRFYGSQLRDALRGLKRDINYGTHSLCGLNKCYDLLSSNSVEFLDTSKCLHVDIIPNTTVFVEAMEAIIELRAATIPKEGIVRLQAISEKIKKYLFQITPKLKRNIEIGKETFTDQSTIIRNLIDAVTSDVYLNTLHSSHSFDDVYRLFGTQRTIVSIIILLLILLA, encoded by the exons ATGACCAACTCAAAAGGTAGCAGGAAACGGAAATTCTTGAGAAAGCATAAACGAAAGATTGCCAATCTAATGCAATGTGGTTTCCATTTGGCATTGTTCAGTTTGGCATTGGCTGCATCATTGGAACGCAGCATGGGCCAACAATGGCGAGAGGGCTATACGGGACATGGCACAACCCATGAACAATTGGGTCAATTGCATTGGCCCGCCACGAATTATACGTATTATACGTCGTCGGTGGATTATACTCAGGATCGTACAAGAAATGCAACTTTCATGAGatctatatataatattaccCATTTTATATTGGATTCAATATTCCCTGATGACGCAGCATTGCCACCAG GATACATTGTGGTTAAGCATCAAGATACCTTGGCTCTTGGCCCCAAGGTGGAGCAGAATGATTGGACGGATCTTTTGACCCAATATCGATTGATGTTATGGtggatttttcttttgctgtttttCATCATTCTAATGCCGTTTGTTGG TGTTTTCTATtgctgcttctgttgctgTCGCAGATGTCACCAGGGATGTCCACCGTGTGATGCGAAGAAAAATAATTGTCGGCTTTGCTGCTGCGGCATCTGTCTATTTCTTCTCATTCTGGGTCTAAT CTTTGGTCTTATTATTGCCTTTGTAAGCAATAAGCTCATCGATCGAGGATTCCATGATACAGCCAATACAATAAGTCGCGGCGGGGAGGACACTTGCGCCTTCTTGAAGGATATTTCCGATCATGTCTATCATCTGTTTGTCCACAATTATGAAGAGCTTGAGACGCATGTTATTGATGAGTTGAACA ATGCCGACAAGCATATATTTCTCGATTTGACAGATGTCTCCGAGGGTAGTGCATTGGATGAATTGGACAGAATATACAATAATATGCCACAGGCGTTGGCTCTAATGCGTCAGGTGGACTTTCTGGAGAAGGAGATGCGTTTCTATGGATCACAACTACGTGATG CCCTACGTGGTCTGAAACGTGATATTAACTATGGAACGCATAGTCTCTGTGGCTTGAACAAATGTTATGATTTATTGTCAAGCAATTCTGTCGAGTTCCTAGATACTTCGAAATGTCTACATGTAGATATT ATACCAAATACAACGGTTTTTGTCGAGGCTATGGAAGCAATAATTGAACTCCGGGCTGCCACAATACCAAAAGAGGGCATAGTTCGATTGCAGGCAATAAGTGAAAAGATCAAAaagtatttatttcaaatcacACCGAAATTAAAACGAAACATTGAGATTGGAAAGGAGACATTCACCGATCAATCAACCATCATACGAAACCTCATCGATGCTGTAACCAGTGatgtttatttaaatacaTTACATTCGTCCCATTCGTTTGACGATGTCTACCGACTATTTGGCACTCAACGGACAATAGTTTCGATAATAATCTTACTATTAATACTATTG GCTTAA
- the LOC111518936 gene encoding prominin-like protein isoform X1, with the protein MTNSKGSRKRKFLRKHKRKIANLMQCGFHLALFSLALAASLERSMGQQWREGYTGHGTTHEQLGQLHWPATNYTYYTSSVDYTQDRTRNATFMRSIYNITHFILDSIFPDDAALPPGYIVVKHQDTLALGPKVEQNDWTDLLTQYRLMLWWIFLLLFFIILMPFVGVFYCCFCCCRRCHQGCPPCDAKKNNCRLCCCGICLFLLILGLIFGLIIAFVSNKLIDRGFHDTANTISRGGEDTCAFLKDISDHVYHLFVHNYEELETHVIDELNNADKHIFLDLTDVSEGSALDELDRIYNNMPQALALMRQVDFLEKEMRFYGSQLRDALRGLKRDINYGTHSLCGLNKCYDLLSSNSVEFLDTSKCLHVDIIPNTTVFVEAMEAIIELRAATIPKEGIVRLQAISEKIKKYLFQITPKLKRNIEIGKETFTDQSTIIRNLIDAVTSDVYLNTLHSSHSFDDVYRLFGTQRTIVSIIILLLILLIICVLIAGLICGCCGAKTGSSGCSRTTGGLLLLVGIMLIFCVFSFIMLVGLFYFVIGTITYEGACAPLRDQNKNALFRQFDSTIDLNRYMAKKSKFRSGADENADEVEVPPMRLSNTIDACSANQSIFDMLRQNNLYNVKELTKIHLMPEDKEMNPLIKFDVHILIFTEEEKAVLNLSRQGEMADYHSKPYVSNLCTKFTPVSLSSLGADFAAMGNEIYGQYLAQGTYSYRNDQVNAKAYANTFVGPLTNIIEKIKEKLAKIDQLILYENRPFGASIEHLVDSVLRSEQFIKDRGKDFINDLAKNLTDSIAKHIAYHIDMVIRESNENVGRCAPLAYVYYTGVDVICHRLVDPLNGFWFGILLCTILFLPILFVAHRLMCLYRIIYPPGPAAIAVVVLERGCPVCTGADYVPQPVITCGGGQQAYCGCDHNGSSREHRSKRSRLGAGTLNGSEQGEQQIADINFEIKVEEPTATSKHKRD; encoded by the exons ATGACCAACTCAAAAGGTAGCAGGAAACGGAAATTCTTGAGAAAGCATAAACGAAAGATTGCCAATCTAATGCAATGTGGTTTCCATTTGGCATTGTTCAGTTTGGCATTGGCTGCATCATTGGAACGCAGCATGGGCCAACAATGGCGAGAGGGCTATACGGGACATGGCACAACCCATGAACAATTGGGTCAATTGCATTGGCCCGCCACGAATTATACGTATTATACGTCGTCGGTGGATTATACTCAGGATCGTACAAGAAATGCAACTTTCATGAGatctatatataatattaccCATTTTATATTGGATTCAATATTCCCTGATGACGCAGCATTGCCACCAG GATACATTGTGGTTAAGCATCAAGATACCTTGGCTCTTGGCCCCAAGGTGGAGCAGAATGATTGGACGGATCTTTTGACCCAATATCGATTGATGTTATGGtggatttttcttttgctgtttttCATCATTCTAATGCCGTTTGTTGG TGTTTTCTATtgctgcttctgttgctgTCGCAGATGTCACCAGGGATGTCCACCGTGTGATGCGAAGAAAAATAATTGTCGGCTTTGCTGCTGCGGCATCTGTCTATTTCTTCTCATTCTGGGTCTAAT CTTTGGTCTTATTATTGCCTTTGTAAGCAATAAGCTCATCGATCGAGGATTCCATGATACAGCCAATACAATAAGTCGCGGCGGGGAGGACACTTGCGCCTTCTTGAAGGATATTTCCGATCATGTCTATCATCTGTTTGTCCACAATTATGAAGAGCTTGAGACGCATGTTATTGATGAGTTGAACA ATGCCGACAAGCATATATTTCTCGATTTGACAGATGTCTCCGAGGGTAGTGCATTGGATGAATTGGACAGAATATACAATAATATGCCACAGGCGTTGGCTCTAATGCGTCAGGTGGACTTTCTGGAGAAGGAGATGCGTTTCTATGGATCACAACTACGTGATG CCCTACGTGGTCTGAAACGTGATATTAACTATGGAACGCATAGTCTCTGTGGCTTGAACAAATGTTATGATTTATTGTCAAGCAATTCTGTCGAGTTCCTAGATACTTCGAAATGTCTACATGTAGATATT ATACCAAATACAACGGTTTTTGTCGAGGCTATGGAAGCAATAATTGAACTCCGGGCTGCCACAATACCAAAAGAGGGCATAGTTCGATTGCAGGCAATAAGTGAAAAGATCAAAaagtatttatttcaaatcacACCGAAATTAAAACGAAACATTGAGATTGGAAAGGAGACATTCACCGATCAATCAACCATCATACGAAACCTCATCGATGCTGTAACCAGTGatgtttatttaaatacaTTACATTCGTCCCATTCGTTTGACGATGTCTACCGACTATTTGGCACTCAACGGACAATAGTTTCGATAATAATCTTACTATTAATACTATTG ATTATCTGTGTCCTCATTGCAGGCTTAATATGCGGCTGCTGTGGAGCCAAAACGGGTTCATCTGGATGCAGCAGGACCACTGGTGGATTATTATTGCTTGT CGGCATAATGCTTATATTCTGTGTGTTCTCATTTATAATGCTGGTGGGATTATTTTACTTTGTGATCGGGACTATAACATACGAAGGTGCTTGTGCCCCGCTCAGGGATCAGAACAAGAATGCCCTATTTCGGCAATTCGATTCGACCATTGATCTCAATCGTTACATGGCGAAGAAGAGTAAGTTCCGCAGTGGTGCTGATGAAAATGCCGATGAAGTGGAAGTACCACCCATGCGACTGTCAAATACCATTGATGCCTGTAGTGCGAATCAGTCGATCTTTGATATGCTGCGTCAGAACAATCTGTACAATGTCAAAGAGTTAACCAAAATACATTTGATGCCCGAAGACAAGGAAATGAATCCTCTGATCAAATTCGATGTACACATTCTAATATTTACGGAAGAAGAGAAGGCTGTACTTAATTTGTCACGCCAGGGAGAAATGGCTGATTACCATAGCAAACCATACGTGTCGAATTTGTGCACAAAATTCACACCGGTCAGTTTGTCCAGCCTCGGCGCGGACTTTGCTGCAATGGGTAACGAGATATATGGACAGTATCTGGCCCAAGGCACTTACTCGTATCGCAATGATCAGGTTAATGCGAAAGCCTATGCGAATACGTTTGTCGGTCCGCTAACGAATATTATTGaaaagataaaagaaaaactggcGAAAATCGATCAATTGATATTGTATGAGAATCGGCCTTTTGGCGCTTCCATTGAGCACCTTGTCGATTCTGTATTACGCTCAGAGCAATTCATTAAAGATCGCGGCAAGgattttataaatgatcttgCTAAAAATCTAACCGATTCCATAGCGAAACACATTGCGTATCATATCGATATGGTGATACGTGAATCCAATGAGAATGTCGGACGTTGTGCACCACTCGCTTACGTCTATTATACTGGAGTGGATGTAATTTGTCATCGTTTGGTCGATCCTTTG AATGGCTTCTGGTTTGGTATTTTACTATGCACCATTCTATTCCTGCCCATTCTGTTTGTCGCTCATCGTCTGATGTGCTTGTACAGGATAATTTATCCGCCTGGTCCTGCAGCAATTGCTGTAGTTGTTCTCGAACGTGg TTGTCCTGTGTGTACGGGTGCCGACTATGTTCCACAGCCTGTCATAACCTGTGGCGGTGGTCAGCAGGCCTATTGTGGTTGCGATCACAATGGGTCGTCCAGAGAGCATAGGTCGAAAAGATCTCGACTTGGCGCTGGCACACTCAATGGTTCCGAGCAGGGGGAGCAGCAAATTGCCGACATTAATTTCGAAATTAAAGTCGAGGAACCAACAGCGACCAGCAAGCACAAGCGGGACTAA
- the LOC6645031 gene encoding porphobilinogen deaminase, with translation MSIQDKVIRVGSRKSELALIQTKHVIGRLQKLYPKQKFEIHTMSTFGDRVLNISLPKIGEKSLFTRDLEDALRNGGVDFVVHSLKDLPTALPTGMAIGAVLEREDARDALVLRENFKGHSIATLPKGSVIGTSSLRRTAQIRRQYPHLVVCDIRGNLNTRLAKLDAADSKFAGIILAQAGLVRMGWMSRISQVLEPTDLLYAVGQGALAVECRANDGPVLDMLQKLLCLNTTCRILAERSFLKTLGGGCSAPVAVWSNLKGEPMTANSQDVGLSLTGAVWSLDGAIEIREHLACALSEKDNNVEEQQQQQRKRGPGGQDVQVEVEESNSNSLDSPPATKRARNGNYTPPGSNSSSNESSPRQRGSPPVICEDGITPEAVSNFSMEQLLERHIDLARQCPVVGLAGDNNNPHEGAGGDGGGDADTTNANANAQPPHCPLQMTVGQDFMGECPFVNNETKVSFAKVGKCPVTHTGIDTGAAAAAVSELPTPPSSRASIGSSIGDEPDNVATSSKCPFASMHKGSGLEMPPHNNNSGNGASAAATAKCPFLQKTVKMFDYADEEQPKPQKLPVLIEDVDNLFCGLYQHACYSREIYAKSYQLGKSLADQLINKGALDVMKVAQAEIHDKTVA, from the exons ATGTCCATCCAAGACAAGGTTATACGAGTCGGTTCTCGTAAAAGCGAG TTGGCTCTTATACAAACGAAGCATGTGATTGGAAGACTACAGAAATTGTATCCCAAGCAGAAATTTGAGATTC ATACTATGTCCACCTTTGGGGATCGTGTATTAAACATTTCGCTGCCCAAAATCGGGGAGAAGAGTCTGTTCACCCGTGATCTGGAGGATGCCTTGCGTAATGGTGGTGTTGACTTTGTGGTGCATTCCCTTAAGGATTTACCGACTGCTCTACCCACGGGCATGGCCATTGGAGCCGTATTGGAACGTGAGGATGCCCGTGATGCTTTGGTGTTACGTGAAAATTTCAAAGGACATTCTATTGCCACTTTACCCAAGGGTAGTGTAATTG GAACTTCATCATTACGCCGGACAGCTCAAATACGGCGTCAGTATCCACATCTGGTAGTGTGCGATATTCGTGGCAATCTTAATACTCGGCTGGCCAAGTTGGATGCCGCTGATTCCAAGTTCGCTGGCATTATTTTGGCTCAAGCTGGCCTCGTGCGCATGGGTTGGATGAGTCGCATTAGCCAAGTGCTGGAGCCCACGGATCTGCTCTATGCGGTGGGTCAGGGTGCCTTAGCTGTTGAATGTCGTGCCAATGATGGACCAGTGCTCGACATGCTACAGAAACTATTGTGCCTGAATACCACATGCCGAATTTTGGCTGAGCGAAGTTTCCTCAAGACTCTGGGTGGCGGTTGCTCCGCTCCAGTGGCTGTTTGGAGTAACCTTAAGGGCGAACCCATGACGGCGAATAGCCAGGATGTGGGTCTCTCACTAACTGGCGCTGTCTGGAGTCTGGATGGGGCTATCGAGATAAGAGAACATTTGGCTTGTGCCTTAAGCGAAAAGGATAATAATGTagaagagcagcagcagcagcagagaaAACGTGGCCCGGGTGGGCAGGATGTGCAAGTGGAGGTAGAAGAGTCCAATAGCAACAGTCTAGACTCGCCGCCTGCCACAAAGCGGGCCAGAAATGGCAACTACACGCCACCAGGCTCCAATTCGAGCTCCAATGAGAGCAGCCCTCGACAACGTGGCAGTCCTCCAGTTATATGTGAGGATGGGATTACTCCTGAAGCTGTTTCAAACTTTAGCATGGAACAGTTATTGGAGCGTCACATCGATTTGGCTCGTCAGTGTCCCGTTGTTGGTCTGGCAGGCGACAACAACAATCCTCATGAAGGTGCTGGCGGAGATGGAGGCGGTGATGCCGACACGACCAACGCCAATGCCAATGCACAACCTCCACACTGTCCACTTCAGATGACTGTCGGTCAGGACTTTATGGGCGAGTGTCCATTTGTCAATAACGAGACGAAAGTTTCATTCGCCAAAGTTGGCAAATGCCCAGTGACTCACACGGGGATAGATACaggagctgctgctgctgctgtatcCGAGCTGCCCACTCCGCCCAGTAGTCGGGCAAGCATTGGTAGCAGCATTGGCGATGAACCCGACAATGTGGCCACTTCATCGAAATGTCCATTCGCTTCCATGCATAAGGGCAGCGGACTTGAGATGCCACCACACAATAATAATTCCGGTAATGGTGCTTCTGCTGCCGCCACTGCCAAGTGTCCTTTTCTCCAAAAGACAGTCAAAATGTTCGACTATGCCGATGAGGAGCAGCCTAAGCCCCAGAAATTGCCGGTGCTAATCGAAGATGTGGACAATCTTTTCTGTGGCCTTTATCAACATGCCTGTTACAGTCGAGAGATCTACGCAAAATCCTATCAATTGGGCAAATCTCTTGCCGATCAACTGATCAATAAGGGAGCTCTAGATGTTATGAAGGTGGCGCAGGCGGAGATTCATGACAAAACGGTTGCCTGA
- the LOC111518936 gene encoding prominin-like protein isoform X2 codes for MPQALALMRQVDFLEKEMRFYGSQLRDALRGLKRDINYGTHSLCGLNKCYDLLSSNSVEFLDTSKCLHVDIIPNTTVFVEAMEAIIELRAATIPKEGIVRLQAISEKIKKYLFQITPKLKRNIEIGKETFTDQSTIIRNLIDAVTSDVYLNTLHSSHSFDDVYRLFGTQRTIVSIIILLLILLIICVLIAGLICGCCGAKTGSSGCSRTTGGLLLLVGIMLIFCVFSFIMLVGLFYFVIGTITYEGACAPLRDQNKNALFRQFDSTIDLNRYMAKKSKFRSGADENADEVEVPPMRLSNTIDACSANQSIFDMLRQNNLYNVKELTKIHLMPEDKEMNPLIKFDVHILIFTEEEKAVLNLSRQGEMADYHSKPYVSNLCTKFTPVSLSSLGADFAAMGNEIYGQYLAQGTYSYRNDQVNAKAYANTFVGPLTNIIEKIKEKLAKIDQLILYENRPFGASIEHLVDSVLRSEQFIKDRGKDFINDLAKNLTDSIAKHIAYHIDMVIRESNENVGRCAPLAYVYYTGVDVICHRLVDPLNGFWFGILLCTILFLPILFVAHRLMCLYRIIYPPGPAAIAVVVLERGCPVCTGADYVPQPVITCGGGQQAYCGCDHNGSSREHRSKRSRLGAGTLNGSEQGEQQIADINFEIKVEEPTATSKHKRD; via the exons ATGCCACAGGCGTTGGCTCTAATGCGTCAGGTGGACTTTCTGGAGAAGGAGATGCGTTTCTATGGATCACAACTACGTGATG CCCTACGTGGTCTGAAACGTGATATTAACTATGGAACGCATAGTCTCTGTGGCTTGAACAAATGTTATGATTTATTGTCAAGCAATTCTGTCGAGTTCCTAGATACTTCGAAATGTCTACATGTAGATATT ATACCAAATACAACGGTTTTTGTCGAGGCTATGGAAGCAATAATTGAACTCCGGGCTGCCACAATACCAAAAGAGGGCATAGTTCGATTGCAGGCAATAAGTGAAAAGATCAAAaagtatttatttcaaatcacACCGAAATTAAAACGAAACATTGAGATTGGAAAGGAGACATTCACCGATCAATCAACCATCATACGAAACCTCATCGATGCTGTAACCAGTGatgtttatttaaatacaTTACATTCGTCCCATTCGTTTGACGATGTCTACCGACTATTTGGCACTCAACGGACAATAGTTTCGATAATAATCTTACTATTAATACTATTG ATTATCTGTGTCCTCATTGCAGGCTTAATATGCGGCTGCTGTGGAGCCAAAACGGGTTCATCTGGATGCAGCAGGACCACTGGTGGATTATTATTGCTTGT CGGCATAATGCTTATATTCTGTGTGTTCTCATTTATAATGCTGGTGGGATTATTTTACTTTGTGATCGGGACTATAACATACGAAGGTGCTTGTGCCCCGCTCAGGGATCAGAACAAGAATGCCCTATTTCGGCAATTCGATTCGACCATTGATCTCAATCGTTACATGGCGAAGAAGAGTAAGTTCCGCAGTGGTGCTGATGAAAATGCCGATGAAGTGGAAGTACCACCCATGCGACTGTCAAATACCATTGATGCCTGTAGTGCGAATCAGTCGATCTTTGATATGCTGCGTCAGAACAATCTGTACAATGTCAAAGAGTTAACCAAAATACATTTGATGCCCGAAGACAAGGAAATGAATCCTCTGATCAAATTCGATGTACACATTCTAATATTTACGGAAGAAGAGAAGGCTGTACTTAATTTGTCACGCCAGGGAGAAATGGCTGATTACCATAGCAAACCATACGTGTCGAATTTGTGCACAAAATTCACACCGGTCAGTTTGTCCAGCCTCGGCGCGGACTTTGCTGCAATGGGTAACGAGATATATGGACAGTATCTGGCCCAAGGCACTTACTCGTATCGCAATGATCAGGTTAATGCGAAAGCCTATGCGAATACGTTTGTCGGTCCGCTAACGAATATTATTGaaaagataaaagaaaaactggcGAAAATCGATCAATTGATATTGTATGAGAATCGGCCTTTTGGCGCTTCCATTGAGCACCTTGTCGATTCTGTATTACGCTCAGAGCAATTCATTAAAGATCGCGGCAAGgattttataaatgatcttgCTAAAAATCTAACCGATTCCATAGCGAAACACATTGCGTATCATATCGATATGGTGATACGTGAATCCAATGAGAATGTCGGACGTTGTGCACCACTCGCTTACGTCTATTATACTGGAGTGGATGTAATTTGTCATCGTTTGGTCGATCCTTTG AATGGCTTCTGGTTTGGTATTTTACTATGCACCATTCTATTCCTGCCCATTCTGTTTGTCGCTCATCGTCTGATGTGCTTGTACAGGATAATTTATCCGCCTGGTCCTGCAGCAATTGCTGTAGTTGTTCTCGAACGTGg TTGTCCTGTGTGTACGGGTGCCGACTATGTTCCACAGCCTGTCATAACCTGTGGCGGTGGTCAGCAGGCCTATTGTGGTTGCGATCACAATGGGTCGTCCAGAGAGCATAGGTCGAAAAGATCTCGACTTGGCGCTGGCACACTCAATGGTTCCGAGCAGGGGGAGCAGCAAATTGCCGACATTAATTTCGAAATTAAAGTCGAGGAACCAACAGCGACCAGCAAGCACAAGCGGGACTAA